Genomic window (Streptomyces sp. SLBN-31):
AATCCGTATAACCAGGAAATTACTGAAAGTGATGTGCGAGTGACTCGTCTCAGTGGCTGGGGGGACGACCAGACGAGCGGACGGGGTGCTGAACCCCTGTCTGTTGCGCTGGAGATCGCCGATGCCGTGGACGGTCTGGCGCATCTGTGGACGGTGGCCGCGCAGGGAGCCAGCCTGAGGCTCTCGCCGCACCAGCTGCGGGCCCTGCGGATCCTGGAGGCGGAGCCGGGCCTCAATCTCACGGCCCTGGCCGAGGGCATGGACATAGGGCTGCCGACGGCCAGCCGCCTGTGCGACCGCCTGGAAGCGGCCGGGCTGCTGGAGCGCATGCTGCACCCGCTCAAGCGGCGTGAGGTCCAGCTGGTCCTCACCGGGCGCGGCCGGCAGGTGCTCAACGAAGTGGCCGCGCGCAGGGCGCAGGCGCTCGCCGCGGCCCTCAAGGCCATGACGTCCGACGAGCGGGCGGCGCTGAGCGCGGGGCTGAGCGCGTTCCGGAGCGCTCAGGAGGGTGTCGACAAGGAGGCCGGCGGCCCCGCCCTGTGACGTGTGGGGATCAGCGGCGGCCGTTCCAGTCGAGACAGACCACGGCGGCGTCGGAGAGCAGATCCTTGCTGCCGTAGTGCTCGATGAGGCCGGCGACGACCGCGCGTGCCGCCTCGTGCGGCTCCGTGCTGCGGGTGGCGCCCAGGACCTGGCGCAGGACCCGTTCGCCGAAGAGGTCGCCTGCCGCGGAGCGGGTGCCGTGCACACCGCTGCTGACGGCGATGAGACGGTCGCCGGGCTCGACGTGGAAGGTCTGCTCCTCGTAGAGGGTCTCCTCGAACATGCCGAGCGGCAGTTGGGCGTCCAGTTCGATGCGCTCGGTGTGGCCGCCGCGCTGGCGGAACAGCTGGGGGGAGCCCGCGTCCACGGCGTGCACGATGCCGGTGTCCAGATCGAAGTGCAGCAACAGCGTGGAGGCGTAGGCCTTGCCGCCGTACTGGGCGAAGACGGCCTGGTCGGCCAGGGCCGCCTGATCGGCGAGGCCGATGCCGGCTCGGCGGGCGTTGCGCAGGGCGCTGACCGTGAGACTGGTGAGCAGGGAGGCGTCTATGCCCTGGCCCATGCCGTCGGTGACGGTGAGGGTGAGGTGGTCGGCGCTGGTGGACCAGTCGAAGTTGTCGCCGCCGATGGCGTAGGCGGGTTCGAGATGGGCGCCGATGATGTACTCCCGGCGGGCGCAGCCCCGGCCGGGCAGGAGCTGCCACTGCATCTCGGCGGCGAGCGTGAGGCGCCGGGTGCGGCGGGCCTGGAGGTAGAGGTCGGTGTCGCGGCCGGCGGTGGTGACCTCGTGCCCAAGTGCCGTGGCGAAGTCGCCGAGTTGGAGCACGGAGTCCGGGGCGACGGTCTGCGCGGGCAGCCGCACCGAGAGGACGCCCATGCGGTCGCCGCGCACGGTGATGGGCAGGTGCACCAGATGGCCGGACGGCTCGTCCAGGACTTCGACGACCGGCTTCTGGGTGACGAAGGCGCTGCCCGCGGGCCCCTCGTCGGCCGGAACGGGCGCGTCGGTGTGCGGCAGGTGGGTGACCGGCTGCAGAACGGTCAGGCCGTAGTCGGCCAGCAGCAGGGTCACCTCCTGGGCGCCGACCCGCTCGGCGAGCAGACGGCGGGCGGTGGCGACCAGCGCGTGCGGCGGGGCGGCGCGCAGCAGGGCTTCCGCCGACGGTTCAGGTGCGTTCACGGCATTCACCCTCTCGCCTGGTGACCTCCACGCTACCGCGAGAGGGCCGGTTCCCAGGGGGTTCGTGATGGACGGGGGACCGGTCCGCCCCGGCGGGCCGGCTCGGCGCGGGGGGCTGCACGGTGTGGCACGGCAGCAGGCAGACGTCGTCGGCGCGTTCGCAGTCGTGCAGGAGGGGCTTGAGCACGGCGTCGGCAGCCGCGTCCGGGTCCTGTTCCAGCTCGGCTGCGCTCACCGCTTCCAGGGCGTGGCGGAGACGTCGGATCCCGGCGTCGATGCCTTCGCCCCGCCGTTCGACCAGGCCGTCGGTGTAGAGCACCAGGGAGGAGCCGGCGGGCAGGTCGGCCCAGTGGTCCGGGTACACGCAGGGCAGGGGGATGCCGAGCATCACGCCGGGCTTGGCGTCCAGGACACGGACGATGCCGTGGGCGTCGCGCACGACGGCGGGCGGGTGGCCGGCGGAGATGCGGCCGCCGACGGCGTGTTTGACGAGGTTGCTGGCCAGTTCGGTGGCCACCAGGGCGGCGACCGCGGTGGCGTGCGGGTCCAGTCCCGCGTGGGTGCTGGCGGCCTCGGCGGCGACGCGGACGTCCCGGATCCTGGTGCTGTCCTGGACCGGGATGTCCCACACCCTGGTCATGGCGCACCCGTCCGGGGGGAGGGCACGCCGGAGACCCAGTCGGTGATCGTCACGGTGGTGCCGTGCCCGGGGCGGCTTTCGAGGGTGAACTCCTGCACCAGCCGCTTGGCGCCGCTCAGGCCCGTGCCCAGGCCGCCGCCGGTGCTGTAGCCGTCGGTCATGGCCAGCTCCGGGTCCCGGATGCCGGGGCCGCTGTCGACGAACGACAGGCGGAGTCCACGGGCCAAGCCCTCCCGGAGCGGTGTGGCCTCCATGTGGCCGCCGCCGCCGTGGACGAGGGTGTTGCGGGCCAGTTCGCTGGTCGCTGTCACCAGTTTCGTCTGCTGGACGAGGTTGAAGCCGGCCTCTGCAGCGGCCTGGCGCACGTGTTGGCGGACCCAGGCCAGGTCGGAGTCCGAGGTGATGGGCAGGCGGGAGGTCGAGGCGGTTCGGGCATGCATCACGCACCCTCTTCCGGGTGAGAGGGCGGGGCGGCGGAGGACGTGCGGCCCAGCAGGGCCAGGGCGTCCTCTGCGCTGAGGGCGGTGACCAGACCGGGAAGGGTCAGGCCGAGCTCGACCAGGGTGATGGCCACGGCCGGGCGCATGCCGGCCAGGACGGTCCGTGCGGCCAGCAGGCGCGCGCTCGCGGCGATCTCGGCCAGGATGCGACCGAGGAAGGAGTCGACGATCTCCACACCGGAGATGTCGATCACCACGCCGCCCACCCGCGCGGGGCCGGCGGCGATGCGGTGCGTGATGTCGTGCTGGAGTTGCTCGGCCGCGCCGTCGTACAGGTCCCCCTGCAGGGTGACCAGGAGGATGTCTCCCAGCGCCAGTACGGGCACCGGCGCCGGGCGGGCGGCGGAGAAGCCGGTCACCGCGGGCTCGCTCCGACGACGGCGCGTCGTGCGGGAACGACGGGTCCTGCCGGCCGAGGGCGTGCGCCAGGGCGTCGGCGAGCGTGGCCCGCGTGAGGATCGATCCGAGGTCGATACCGAGGCGGACGATGGTCTGGGCGATGGCGGGGCGGATTCCGGAGACGATGCAGTCCGCACCCATCAGCCGGGCCGCGGCGACCGTCTTCATCAGGTGCTGGGCCACGAGCGAGTCGACCGTCGGCACGCCGGTGATGTCGAGGATGGCGCAGGAGGCCCGCTGGTCCACGATCGCTTCCAGCAGACTCTCCATCACGACCTGGCTGCGGGCGCTGTCCAGGGTGCCGATCTCCAGCAGCTGCTGGCGCTGGCGGGCGATCAGCTCCTGGCCCGCGTGCACGGTCGTGTCCGTCACCACCAGGCGGAGCGTGCCCATCAGGACCGTCAGGGCGAGCGTGCGGGCGTGGACGTCCGGGTCCGCCGCGTCGGCGAACTCGGCGCGCAGCATGGCGGTCACCGGCTCACGCAGGCCGACGACCTCGCCGTCGATGTGCACCGGGCCGAATCCGGCCTGAGCGCGGGAGGTGGACATCCGGCCGAGCTGGTCGCGCACGGTGTCGAAGCCGGGAGCCGCGACGTCCTCCAGCCGACCGGAGCGGGCCACGTCGGCGAGCGCGTCCACCACGGCCTTGCACGCCTCGACCACCTCGTCCCGGGAGATGGTGAAGACCGTGCGGAACAGGGCGGCGTCCGCCCAGCGCTGGGCGATCTGCTCACGGCGCCGTTCCAGGAAGGCGCCCAGCTCCTTGGCCGCCTCGGGGGCCGTGTCGTGCTCCGCCACCTGCATCGTCTCCCTGCTGCCGGGCGCTGCGGCCCGCAGGTCGGCAGGCCACCAGGCAATTATTGCCACATGACAAACATTAGCGCGAGGAAGTGTCGTGGACCAACAATCGCTCGCCGCCCGTCGGCAGGGCCGCCGGTCACCGTTCCGGTGTCCGGCCGCGCCAGTCCAGGCACACGACCAGCGCGTCGTCCTTGGCCAGGGCCGCCCCGCGGTGGCCGGTCAGCTCGCGCAGGATGGCGCGCGGCACCTCGGCGGCGGGCAGCAGACGGGTGGCCTGAATGGCTCGCGCCAGGGCGGCCTCTCCGTAGGGCTCTCCCTTGGGGTCGGCGACGGCGTGGACACCGTCGCTGACGAACACGAGCCGGTCTCCGGGCTCGACGCCGAAGTCCTGCGCCACGTAGTCGGTCTCTTCGAACATGCCGAGCGGCAGCTGCGCGTCGAAGGTGACGCGTTCCACCGTGCCGGCGCGCAGCCTCAGCAGCTGAGGGGAGCCCGCGTCCACGACGCGCGCGCGACCGCTGGCCAGATCGAAGTCGAACATCAAAACGGACAGATAGCAGCGCCCCTGGTAGTGGGCGTAGACGGCCTGGTCGGCGAGGGCCGCCTGGTCGGCGAGGGAGAGACCGGCCCGCCGGGCGTTGCGCAGAGCGTTGATGGCGAGGTTCGTCAGCAAGGACGCCTCTATGCCCTCTCCCATCCCGTTGGTGACGTACAGCATCAGATGGTCCACCGTGCTGGACCAGTCGAAGTTGTCGCCGAAGATCGCGTAGGCGGGCTCCAGTTGGGCGCCGAGGTCGTACTCGGGGCGCGAGCAGGAGCGGCCGGGCAGGAGCTGCCACTGCATCTCGGCGGCCAGCGTCAGCCGGTCCTTGCGGCGGGCCTGGAGGTACACGTCGGTGTCGCGCTCGGCGACGATGACCTGGTAGCCCAGTACGTTCGCGACCTCGGCCAGCTCGGACTCCCACTCGGGCGTCGCGTCGCTCTCGAGCAGGGTCACCGACAGTACGCCGAGCCGGTCGCCGCGGACGCTGACCGGCAGATGCAGACGCACCCGCCCGTCCCGCAGCTGCTCGTGGTACGGCGCCTGCGAGCCGAAGGCCCGGCCGGTCGGGCTGCCGTGCACGGGCACCGGTTCCAGGGTGTGCGGCAGGACCGACACCGGCTGCAGCACGGTCAGGCTGTAGTCGGCCATGAACAGCTCGACGTCCTGGGCGCCGTACTGCTCGATCAGTACGGCGCGGACGGCGTCCAGCAGTGCGTGGGGAGCCGCTGTGCGCAGGGCGCGCTCAACGGCTACGAATCTCTTCATGATGGAAAATGCACCTATCTTTCCCCGGGCACGCGCGGCGTCGCCCCTGTGGGAGCCGCATCGATCGCCCTGGTGAGCTGTGGCCCGCGGTCGGGCCTAGTACGCTGACAGGCACCCCAGTGCCTGCGAGAGTGTGATCGTGACTGCCTTCCGCCGCCGCACCGAGCCCGATGAGGTCGCGCGTGTGACCACCACGGCCGCCGAGCTGCTGGAAGTGGTGTGGGGCCGGGCCTCGACCGCACCCACCTCCGCGTCGCAGCTGCGCGTGCTGCACATCCTTGAGCACCATGACGGCATCAACCTGCGCTCGCTCGCCGAGTCCCTCGCCTCGACCCCGCCGTCCACCAGCCGGCTGTGCGACCGGCTCGTGGCCGCCGGATTCGTCGAGCGGGTGGTGAGCGCGGAGGACCGGCGTGAGGTGCGGCTGCACCTCAGCAGCCGGGGACGCGCGTTCCTCGCCGACCTGCGTGCCCGCAGGGAGAGGGAGTTGCGGTCGGTCCTGGCGGATATGCCCACCGCCAAGCGGATCGCCCTGCTCGAAGGGCTGGAGGCGTTCTGCGACGCGGCGGCGGCGCAGATACACGACGACGCTTCCGATCCGCGCAGCCAGACCGCCTGAGCGATCGCCTGAGCCACCACTCGCGTCCCAGGTGTCTTCATCACCTCGCGACAAGGGTGACCAGCACACGGAGTGGTCTCCGTCCACCGGAGCATTCCAGGTCCTTCCCCGCGTACTTCCGCCACGGTCACTTTGTTGCCTCACGACCATTATTGTCAAACAGCAACAGTCGGTCTCGTGGCTCCTACTCGCTACCGGTTACCCCGAGGTGGCGGATTTCTGCGGGGGTGTGCGGTTTGTCTCTCGAATGCCCCACGACGCATGACTGACAGTCACCGGGGAAGAACGCGCGACGCGGCGATCGGAGGGTTCGCGTCCGGCTGTCACCAGAGCGGCGGTCCTTGCGGAGGAGTCGAGGTGGGGGAGCCTCTCGTACCGTGTACCGCAAGAACCGCCGCTGCGAGGGTCTGCGGCGGGGGGGGGTGCCGCGACCTCTCATCACGCGCTTGCCCCGCATCGGAGGTCCTAACCCAACCAATTTCAGGGAATGTTGGGCCTAGGTGTCAGGGGCGCACATGTCGCCGTGCGGGGACGGTCACTCGGCCATGGCGGGGCGCAGGGTCTCGCGGTGCCGCCGGGCCTTGGTGATCAGCTCGTCGAGCGAGTCCCGCGTGCGGAGGAGGTCGGCGATGTGCTCGGAGAGCCGGTCGCGTTCCTGCGCCATCCGCTCCAGCGCGGCGTCGGAATGCTCCTCGCTGGGCAGGTCGACGCACGGCAGCAGTTCGGCGATGGTGCGGCTGGACAGGCCCGCCGCGTACAGCCGTTGGAGGAAGGCGACCCTGTCGACCTCCTCCTCGGTGTAGTGCCGCTGACCGCTGACACTGCGCGAGCTGTGAAGCAGCCCCTGCTCCTCGTAGTAGCGCAGGGACCTGACGCTGACCCCTGTCCTTGACGCGAGTTCGCCGATGCGCACTGTCGACCTCCCGACTGTGACCTGAGTCACACGGCCTTGCCCCTGACATCCATGTGAGGTTTTAGCGTAACCGCCGTGCCCGAGATCCGGGCACGGCGGACCTTGATGGAGTCATGAAGTGACGACCCTTTTCGACAGTTACCGGTTCGGAAACCTGACCCTGCCCAACCGCGTGGTGATGGCCCCGATGACCCGAGTCCGTGCCGCCGCCGGCGGGCTGGCCACGGCGTCGATGGCGACGTACTACGCCCAGCGGGCGACGGCCGGACTGATCGTGAGTGAGGGCGTGCAGCCGAGTCTGCTCGGCCAGTCGAATCCGGGAACGCCGGGACTGCACACCGACGAACAGGTCGCCGCCTGGCGCCCGGTGACCGACGCCGTGCACACCAACGGCGGACGGATCTTCGCCCAGATCATGCACGGCGGCCGCGTCTCGCACCCGGAAACGACCGGATCGCAGCCGGTCGCACCCTCTGCCGTGGCCGCCGTCGGGGACGTGTTCACCCCGACCGGTCCGCAGCCCGCGCCGGTGCCCCGTGCCCTGGACACCGCCGAAGTGCCCGAGCAGGCACGGTCGTTCGCCGAGGCGGCCCTGCGCGCGGTCGACGCGGGCTTCGACGGAGTGGAACTGCACGGCGCCAACGGCTACTTGATCTCGCAGTTCCTCTCCTCCAACGCCAACCTGCGCACGGACCGCTACGGCGGCTCGGTCACCAACCGGATCCGCTTCGCCGTCGAGGCCGTGTCCGCCACCGTCGACGCCATCGGCGGGGCCCGGACGGGCATCCGCCTCTCGCCGGGCGGAACGTTCTGGGGGTCGAGGAGAGCGACGTACCCGAGCTCTACAACGCGCTGCTGACCCAACTCGCCCGGCTGGAGCTGGCCTACGTCCACCTGGAGGCCACCGCGGACGACGACGTACTGCTCGGCCTGCGCCGCACCTGGCCGGGCACCCTCATCGTCAACCCGGTGCTTCCCATGGGCCCCAAGCAGACCGGCCGTACCGACGCCGACCGCTGGCTGGAGCTGGGCGCCGAACTCATCAGCTTCGGCCGGGCGTTCATCGCCAACCCCGACCTCGTCGAGCGCCTGCGCACCGGCGTCCCGATCGCCCCGGTCGACGAAGCCACGTACTACCAGGGCGGCGACGCGGGTTACCTGACCTACCCGTCGTACCAGCACACGGCCTGAGCCCTCATACGGACGGTGGAGACCACCGGGGCGGGCGGTCGCGGGAGAGGCGCTCCCGCCCGGCCCCGGTGGACACCGGTCAAGCGGCGATGAAGCGTTCCCACACGCGGTGGGATCCCATCAGTTCCCGCACCTGCTCCAGCGTGGCCGTCCCGCTGCCGGCGACCACGACTCCCGGCGCGTCAGCGGGCACCCCGGCCGCGTCGAGGGCGTTCTCGCCGCCGGCCCAGACACCGATCGCCTTGCCGTGCCGGAACGCCTCCGACAGCAGCAGACCGACCCGGGGATCGGCCGCCGCGACGGCCGCGCCCGACGGCCGGGCCTTCACGTCACGGGCGCCGAGCGCGTCACCGCCGACGCCGGGCAGTCCGGCCACCAGCAGGGCGTCGAACTCGACGGACCGTGCGGTGGCGTACGTCCGCTGGACCGTCACCGCGGCGTCGCCCGAGCCCAGGATGCCGCCCTTGGGCGCGACGACCAGAGGAACCATCCCGGCGCCGAGGATCGCCTCCCGTACGGCCTGTACGGCATCCAGGTCCCCGTCCGGACCGGTCACGATGCCGACGATACGGCCGTCAGCCGGCCAGGTGTGGCCGACCTGGGAGAGCGCCGGGCTCGGCTCGACCTCGGCCAGCGGCACGCTCGCCTTCGGCGCCGGCAGGCCGAGGCCCTCCGCGACGCCCGCGCACAACTCGGGGTCGATGTTGGCCAGAACCTGCAGCGCACGCTCCTTGACCGCCTGCTCGTAGCACTTGTTGAGCTCGAAGGTGTAGGCCGCGACGATGTGCTCGCGCTCCACCGGGCTCATGCTCAGCCAGAACCGGCGGGGCTGGCTGAAGTGGTCGGCGAACGACTCGGGGGCCTCGCGCACCTTCGTCGCCTCCGGCACGCGCACGGGAGCCTCGACGAACGCGCCCGCGTCCGCGCCCGCCGTGAACGGGCAGCCCCCGTCGAGGGAGTTGGGACGGTACGGTGCCACGCCCCGGTGCACGGCCGTCTGGTGCATGCCGTCGCGCAGCATGTCGTTGACGGGGGAGTGCGGACGGTTGATCGGCAGCTGCGGGAAGTTGGGGCCGCCCAGACGGGTGATCTGGGTGTCCAGGTAGGAGAACAGCCGCCCGGCGAGCAGCGGGTCGTCGGTGATGTCGATGCCCGGGACGAGGTGGCCGACGTGGAAGGCGACCTGCTCGGTCTCGGCGAAGTAGTTCGACGGGTTGCGGTTGAGCGTCAGCAGCCCGACCGGCTGCACGGGGGCGAGTTCCTCGGGCACCAGGTTCGTCGGATCCAGCAGGTCGATGCCCTCGAAGGTCTGCTCCGGGGTGTCGGGGAAGGTCTGGATGCCCAGTTCCCACTCGGGGTAGGCGCCGGCCTCGATGGCGTCGGCGAGGTCACGGCGGTGGAAGTCCGGATCGACGCCGCCCGCGATCTGCGCCTCCTCCCAGACCAGGGAGTGCACACCCAGCTTCGGCTTCCAATGGAACTTCACCAGCGTCGTGGCGCCGTCGGCGGCCACCAGCCGGAAGGTGTGGACGCCGAAGCCCTCCATCATCCGGTACGAGCGCGGGATGCCCCGGTCGGACATGTTCCACAGGGTGTGGTGGGCGGCCTCGGTGTGCAGGGTGACGAAGTCCCAGAAGGTGTCGTGCGCGCTCTGCGCCTGCGGGATCTCCCGGTCCGGATGCGGCTTGCCGGCGTGGATGACGTCCGGGAACTTGATGGCGTCCTGGATGAAGAAGACGGGCATGTTGTTGCCGACCAGGTCGAAGACGCCCTCGTCGGTGTAGAACTTCGTCGCGAAACCCCGCGTGTCCCGCACGGTGTCGGCCGAGCCCCGGGACCCCAGCACCGTGGAGAACCGTACGAAGACCGGTGTCTCCACGTCCTTGGCCAGGAACGCCGCCTTCGTCACGGACGTCGCGGTGCCGTAGCTGCGGAAGATGCCGTGTGCCGCGGCGCCGCGGGCGTGGACCACGCGCTCCGGGATGCGCTCGTGGTCGAAGTGCATGACCTTCTCGCGCAGATGGTGGTCCTGCAGCAGGACCGGCCCGCGCGGCCCCGCCTTGAGGGAGTGGTCGGTGTCGTACAGACGCGTGCCCTGGGCGTCGGTCAGGTACGCCCCTGACTGGGCCACGCGCGCCTGGGCGTCACCGGTCGGCTGCCCCGTCGGTGACATGGTCTCGGGCCCGCTCTGGTCCGGCTTCGGCGGCAGCGGCTCCCGGGGGTCGGTCGGCTCGGCCACCGACGGGGACTCGGGGCCCGGCTTCCCGGGGATCCCGTCCTCCGGTCCGTTGTCGCCGCCCTGTACGGCTTCGGTGACTTTCTCTGCTGCCCGCTTGAGGGGGTTGGGCTGACTCATCGATGTACCGATTCCTCTGCTCTGGACCGGCCACGGTGACCGTGGCCAAGCATGTGGGGGATCACAGGACTGGCGGGTGCGCCTCGACGGGCGAAACATGCCCGAATCCGCTGAGATCGGGCCTACGTCTGTCAACGTCTCACGGCGCGATCACTCGCACACCGGGCGCGTGCCAGGGGAGTGAACCGTCCGGACGGCACAGGTCGAATCCGGTCCGGCACCATCTCGCTCCCTTCGTCGCCCGCCCGACGGGGCCACCGCCACGACTGCGTACCCAGGTGACGGGACTCAAGGCATGCGCAATGGTGCCGATTGCATCCAGTGCCTTCAGGCCGCGAGGGATGGTGGAGGGTCAGGTCGTGGGTGTGAAGGCCGTGATGGCGGCGACGAGGCCGTCCGGGGCTTCCAGCGGAATCAGGTGACCGGTGTTCGGGATCACCGTGAAATCGGCCTGGGAGAGGAAGGGCACCAGGTTGTCGCGGAGCACGTCGACGGGTTCGACACGGTCGTTCTCTCCGGCGATGACGAGGGCGGGGGCGCTGACCATGCGGGTGTACTCGGTGATGTCCTCCGCGATGCCGCGCAGCGGCCACTCGGTCCGGGCCGCCTCGGCGCCGGCGCGCGAGTCGGTCAGGATCTGTGCCCTTACGGACGCGGGCAGTTCGGTCGCGGTGAGGACGTGGTCCCGGGCTCCGGCAGCGGACTCGTCGGAGTCGTAGGCGTGCGACAGGGCTTCCCGGTACTCGGGAGTGATCTGTGCGGCGGGCTTCGCCGGACCGGAACCGACGAGGACGATGCCACACAGGCCCGCGGGCCGGGTCGCCGC
Coding sequences:
- a CDS encoding MarR family winged helix-turn-helix transcriptional regulator, with translation MTRLSGWGDDQTSGRGAEPLSVALEIADAVDGLAHLWTVAAQGASLRLSPHQLRALRILEAEPGLNLTALAEGMDIGLPTASRLCDRLEAAGLLERMLHPLKRREVQLVLTGRGRQVLNEVAARRAQALAAALKAMTSDERAALSAGLSAFRSAQEGVDKEAGGPAL
- a CDS encoding PP2C family protein-serine/threonine phosphatase, with the translated sequence MNAVNAPEPSAEALLRAAPPHALVATARRLLAERVGAQEVTLLLADYGLTVLQPVTHLPHTDAPVPADEGPAGSAFVTQKPVVEVLDEPSGHLVHLPITVRGDRMGVLSVRLPAQTVAPDSVLQLGDFATALGHEVTTAGRDTDLYLQARRTRRLTLAAEMQWQLLPGRGCARREYIIGAHLEPAYAIGGDNFDWSTSADHLTLTVTDGMGQGIDASLLTSLTVSALRNARRAGIGLADQAALADQAVFAQYGGKAYASTLLLHFDLDTGIVHAVDAGSPQLFRQRGGHTERIELDAQLPLGMFEETLYEEQTFHVEPGDRLIAVSSGVHGTRSAAGDLFGERVLRQVLGATRSTEPHEAARAVVAGLIEHYGSKDLLSDAAVVCLDWNGRR
- a CDS encoding PP2C family protein-serine/threonine phosphatase, whose translation is MTRVWDIPVQDSTRIRDVRVAAEAASTHAGLDPHATAVAALVATELASNLVKHAVGGRISAGHPPAVVRDAHGIVRVLDAKPGVMLGIPLPCVYPDHWADLPAGSSLVLYTDGLVERRGEGIDAGIRRLRHALEAVSAAELEQDPDAAADAVLKPLLHDCERADDVCLLPCHTVQPPAPSRPAGADRSPVHHEPPGNRPSRGSVEVTRREGECRERT
- a CDS encoding anti-sigma regulatory factor; amino-acid sequence: MHARTASTSRLPITSDSDLAWVRQHVRQAAAEAGFNLVQQTKLVTATSELARNTLVHGGGGHMEATPLREGLARGLRLSFVDSGPGIRDPELAMTDGYSTGGGLGTGLSGAKRLVQEFTLESRPGHGTTVTITDWVSGVPSPRTGAP
- a CDS encoding STAS domain-containing protein, whose translation is MTGFSAARPAPVPVLALGDILLVTLQGDLYDGAAEQLQHDITHRIAAGPARVGGVVIDISGVEIVDSFLGRILAEIAASARLLAARTVLAGMRPAVAITLVELGLTLPGLVTALSAEDALALLGRTSSAAPPSHPEEGA
- a CDS encoding PP2C family protein-serine/threonine phosphatase, with amino-acid sequence MKRFVAVERALRTAAPHALLDAVRAVLIEQYGAQDVELFMADYSLTVLQPVSVLPHTLEPVPVHGSPTGRAFGSQAPYHEQLRDGRVRLHLPVSVRGDRLGVLSVTLLESDATPEWESELAEVANVLGYQVIVAERDTDVYLQARRKDRLTLAAEMQWQLLPGRSCSRPEYDLGAQLEPAYAIFGDNFDWSSTVDHLMLYVTNGMGEGIEASLLTNLAINALRNARRAGLSLADQAALADQAVYAHYQGRCYLSVLMFDFDLASGRARVVDAGSPQLLRLRAGTVERVTFDAQLPLGMFEETDYVAQDFGVEPGDRLVFVSDGVHAVADPKGEPYGEAALARAIQATRLLPAAEVPRAILRELTGHRGAALAKDDALVVCLDWRGRTPER
- a CDS encoding MarR family transcriptional regulator codes for the protein MTTTAAELLEVVWGRASTAPTSASQLRVLHILEHHDGINLRSLAESLASTPPSTSRLCDRLVAAGFVERVVSAEDRREVRLHLSSRGRAFLADLRARRERELRSVLADMPTAKRIALLEGLEAFCDAAAAQIHDDASDPRSQTA
- a CDS encoding MerR family transcriptional regulator; this translates as MRIGELASRTGVSVRSLRYYEEQGLLHSSRSVSGQRHYTEEEVDRVAFLQRLYAAGLSSRTIAELLPCVDLPSEEHSDAALERMAQERDRLSEHIADLLRTRDSLDELITKARRHRETLRPAMAE
- a CDS encoding catalase; amino-acid sequence: MSQPNPLKRAAEKVTEAVQGGDNGPEDGIPGKPGPESPSVAEPTDPREPLPPKPDQSGPETMSPTGQPTGDAQARVAQSGAYLTDAQGTRLYDTDHSLKAGPRGPVLLQDHHLREKVMHFDHERIPERVVHARGAAAHGIFRSYGTATSVTKAAFLAKDVETPVFVRFSTVLGSRGSADTVRDTRGFATKFYTDEGVFDLVGNNMPVFFIQDAIKFPDVIHAGKPHPDREIPQAQSAHDTFWDFVTLHTEAAHHTLWNMSDRGIPRSYRMMEGFGVHTFRLVAADGATTLVKFHWKPKLGVHSLVWEEAQIAGGVDPDFHRRDLADAIEAGAYPEWELGIQTFPDTPEQTFEGIDLLDPTNLVPEELAPVQPVGLLTLNRNPSNYFAETEQVAFHVGHLVPGIDITDDPLLAGRLFSYLDTQITRLGGPNFPQLPINRPHSPVNDMLRDGMHQTAVHRGVAPYRPNSLDGGCPFTAGADAGAFVEAPVRVPEATKVREAPESFADHFSQPRRFWLSMSPVEREHIVAAYTFELNKCYEQAVKERALQVLANIDPELCAGVAEGLGLPAPKASVPLAEVEPSPALSQVGHTWPADGRIVGIVTGPDGDLDAVQAVREAILGAGMVPLVVAPKGGILGSGDAAVTVQRTYATARSVEFDALLVAGLPGVGGDALGARDVKARPSGAAVAAADPRVGLLLSEAFRHGKAIGVWAGGENALDAAGVPADAPGVVVAGSGTATLEQVRELMGSHRVWERFIAA
- a CDS encoding alpha/beta fold hydrolase; protein product: MNTTQQTSLPTYDHRPGAGPTLVFLHYWGGSARTWDLVVDRLPGRDVLTVDFRGWSRSSGMAGPYTLRRLADDTLAVIADAGVTDHVLVGHSMGGKVAQLVAATRPAGLCGIVLVGSGPAKPAAQITPEYREALSHAYDSDESAAGARDHVLTATELPASVRAQILTDSRAGAEAARTEWPLRGIAEDITEYTRMVSAPALVIAGENDRVEPVDVLRDNLVPFLSQADFTVIPNTGHLIPLEAPDGLVAAITAFTPTT